A genome region from Arthrobacter sp. V1I9 includes the following:
- a CDS encoding hemolysin family protein, producing MEWLLLAAGLLLIAGTGFFVAVEFSLIALDQATVQRAIDDGDAGAVPLLKCLKSLSTQLSSCQLGITLTTLLTGYVMEPSVGRLLEAPLAAVGLPDVAVASISLVLAMAIATLLSMLLGELVPKNMAIALSFPVGRALARPQLMFTAVFKPAIVVLNGFSNKVLNVFGLEAKEEISGARTPAELSSLVRRSAEMGTLDAGTANFVARTLNFSARTAADVMTPRIRVETIEADQPVSDILAAARRTGYSRFPIIGESADDIRGLVHVKKAVAVPWERRQNLEAGAIMTEVLRVPETIHLDALLAELREGNLQLAVVLDEYGGTAGIATLEDLVEEIVGEVSDEHDKVRPGLLQSASGDWYFPGLLRPDELSEQISGLTVPDEAAYETVGGYVMSELGRIAMVGDTVPVGGGTLSVTRMDGRRIDRICFRPAEPEPESGNNDDGAER from the coding sequence ATGGAATGGCTTCTCCTCGCAGCAGGTTTGCTGCTGATCGCCGGCACGGGCTTTTTTGTCGCCGTCGAGTTTTCCCTTATTGCCCTTGACCAGGCCACCGTCCAAAGGGCCATCGACGACGGCGACGCCGGTGCGGTCCCCTTGCTGAAGTGCCTGAAATCCCTTTCAACGCAGCTCTCAAGCTGCCAGTTGGGCATCACGCTGACCACTCTGCTGACCGGTTACGTGATGGAGCCATCCGTGGGCAGGCTTTTGGAAGCCCCGTTGGCCGCCGTCGGACTTCCCGACGTGGCGGTGGCCTCCATTTCGCTGGTCCTGGCGATGGCAATCGCAACCCTGCTGTCGATGCTCCTGGGCGAGCTGGTGCCAAAGAACATGGCCATCGCCCTGTCCTTCCCGGTGGGCCGCGCACTGGCCAGGCCGCAACTGATGTTCACCGCCGTGTTCAAACCCGCCATCGTGGTGCTCAACGGCTTTTCCAACAAGGTGCTGAATGTCTTCGGGCTCGAGGCGAAGGAAGAGATTTCGGGCGCCAGGACACCGGCCGAACTCTCGTCGCTGGTGCGGCGCTCGGCGGAAATGGGAACCCTCGACGCCGGCACGGCCAACTTCGTGGCGCGGACGCTGAACTTCTCGGCCCGAACCGCGGCCGATGTGATGACGCCGCGAATCCGGGTGGAGACGATCGAAGCGGACCAGCCCGTTTCTGACATCCTCGCTGCCGCACGCCGCACCGGGTACTCCCGTTTCCCGATCATCGGCGAATCAGCCGATGACATCCGGGGGCTGGTCCACGTCAAGAAGGCGGTGGCTGTTCCCTGGGAGCGCCGGCAGAACCTGGAAGCCGGTGCCATCATGACCGAGGTGCTGCGGGTCCCGGAGACCATCCACCTTGATGCCCTGCTGGCGGAACTCCGTGAGGGGAACCTGCAGCTCGCGGTTGTCCTGGATGAATATGGCGGGACAGCGGGCATCGCCACCCTCGAGGACCTGGTCGAGGAGATCGTGGGCGAGGTGTCCGACGAGCATGACAAGGTCCGTCCCGGCCTGCTGCAGAGTGCATCCGGGGACTGGTACTTCCCTGGACTGCTCCGCCCGGACGAACTGTCCGAGCAGATTTCCGGCCTGACCGTTCCCGATGAGGCAGCCTACGAAACCGTGGGCGGCTATGTCATGAGTGAACTTGGCCGGATCGCCATGGTGGGCGACACCGTCCCCGTTGGCGGCGGAACGCTGAGTGTCACCAGGATGGATGGCAGGCGCATCGACCGGATCTGTTTCCGGCCTGCGGAACCCGAGCCCGAGTCCGGCAACAACGACGACGGGGCTGAACGATGA
- a CDS encoding metal ABC transporter solute-binding protein, Zn/Mn family produces the protein MRRLSAARTSLAALAGLGLLLAGCSPQPEASTEAADRINVVASTNVYGDIAETIGGDKVSVSAIITKTSQDPHSYEATAQDRLAVSKADLVIENGGGYDDFLHTLAEDGSIDAANVLNAVELSGMAHPEEEASGEATPSESVAKDDHAQDHGELNEHVWYRLAAMGRLADNLAAKLGELEPASAAAFDANAAAFKAELEELTGKLGGLKAGAAGAPVAVTEPVPVYLLEDAGLENATPKDFTAAVEEGSDVPPAVLKAATDLVASKSVRFLAYNGQTEGPQTEALKKAAEKAGVPVVDFSETLPEGKTYVQWMTDNVNNVSKVLETNS, from the coding sequence GTGCGCCGTCTTTCCGCTGCCCGAACATCCCTGGCAGCCCTTGCCGGGCTTGGCCTGCTGCTCGCCGGGTGCAGCCCCCAGCCCGAAGCTTCAACCGAGGCGGCCGACAGGATCAACGTGGTGGCCTCCACCAACGTCTACGGTGACATCGCAGAGACAATCGGCGGGGACAAAGTCAGCGTTTCTGCCATCATCACCAAGACCAGCCAGGATCCGCACTCCTACGAAGCCACTGCCCAGGACCGGCTCGCCGTGTCCAAGGCCGATCTGGTCATCGAGAATGGCGGCGGGTACGACGATTTCCTCCACACGCTGGCGGAGGACGGCAGCATCGACGCGGCCAACGTGCTGAACGCCGTCGAACTTTCCGGCATGGCGCACCCCGAGGAGGAAGCCTCGGGCGAGGCAACACCTTCGGAGTCAGTGGCAAAGGATGACCACGCACAAGACCACGGGGAGCTCAACGAGCACGTCTGGTACAGGCTGGCTGCCATGGGACGGCTGGCCGATAACCTGGCAGCAAAGCTCGGTGAGCTGGAACCTGCCTCGGCAGCTGCCTTCGATGCGAACGCTGCTGCCTTTAAGGCCGAGCTGGAAGAACTGACCGGGAAACTCGGAGGCCTGAAGGCCGGAGCGGCCGGCGCGCCCGTTGCTGTGACGGAGCCGGTACCGGTGTACCTGCTGGAAGACGCGGGCCTGGAGAACGCTACGCCTAAGGACTTCACTGCTGCGGTCGAGGAAGGCTCCGACGTTCCGCCGGCCGTCCTCAAAGCTGCAACCGACCTGGTGGCCTCCAAGTCGGTGCGGTTCCTCGCCTACAACGGCCAGACCGAGGGCCCGCAGACTGAAGCGCTGAAGAAGGCTGCCGAAAAGGCGGGCGTCCCGGTGGTCGATTTCAGTGAAACGCTGCCCGAGGGCAAGACCTACGTGCAGTGGATGACGGACAATGTGAACAACGTCAGCAAAGTTCTGGAGACAAATAGTTGA
- a CDS encoding hemolysin family protein, producing MSDWAGILWLVVLLFGNAFFVGAEFAVMSARRSQIEPLAEAGNKRAQTTLRAMENVSLMLACAQLGITVCSLLILLVAEPAIHHLLAVPLETLGLPMEVADVAAFAVALMVVTFLHVTFGEMVPKNISVSVADKAALLLAPPLMFVARLVHPVISVLNWSANHILKMLRIEPKDEVNSSFTLEEVQSIVQESTRHGLVDDDAGLITGALEFSEYSAADIMVPLEKLVMLKAATTPVEFEKAVSRTGFSRFPMLDDDDMLYGYLHVKDVLSIPEAGYGHAIAESRIRSLANLALDDEIEKAMSVMQRTGSHLARVIGPDGKTKGVLFLEDVIEQLVGEIRDATQATGVRRLGQANGS from the coding sequence ATGAGCGACTGGGCCGGAATACTGTGGCTGGTTGTCCTCCTGTTCGGCAACGCGTTCTTTGTTGGCGCGGAGTTCGCCGTGATGTCCGCCCGGCGCAGCCAGATCGAGCCGCTGGCTGAAGCCGGTAACAAGCGGGCGCAGACCACGCTCCGTGCCATGGAGAACGTCTCGCTGATGCTGGCGTGCGCGCAGCTTGGCATCACGGTCTGCTCCCTCCTGATCCTGCTGGTGGCAGAACCTGCCATCCACCACCTGCTGGCCGTGCCGCTGGAGACTTTGGGCCTGCCAATGGAAGTTGCCGACGTGGCAGCCTTCGCCGTCGCCCTGATGGTGGTGACGTTCCTGCACGTGACCTTCGGCGAGATGGTGCCGAAGAACATCTCGGTAAGCGTCGCAGACAAGGCCGCGCTCCTGCTCGCCCCGCCGCTGATGTTCGTTGCCCGGCTGGTCCACCCCGTCATCTCCGTCCTTAACTGGTCCGCGAACCACATCCTCAAGATGCTCCGCATCGAGCCCAAGGATGAGGTGAACTCCTCCTTCACCCTTGAGGAGGTGCAGTCGATCGTGCAGGAGTCCACCCGCCACGGCCTGGTGGATGACGACGCGGGACTGATCACCGGCGCGCTCGAATTCTCGGAGTACAGTGCCGCGGACATTATGGTGCCGCTGGAGAAGCTGGTCATGCTGAAGGCGGCTACTACGCCGGTGGAGTTTGAGAAGGCCGTGAGCCGCACCGGGTTCTCACGCTTCCCGATGCTCGACGACGATGACATGCTCTACGGCTACCTCCACGTGAAGGACGTCCTGTCCATCCCCGAGGCGGGCTATGGGCACGCGATTGCCGAGAGCAGGATCAGGTCACTCGCGAACCTGGCTTTGGATGACGAGATCGAAAAAGCGATGTCGGTAATGCAGCGCACCGGTTCGCACCTGGCACGGGTCATCGGCCCCGATGGCAAGACAAAGGGCGTCCTTTTCCTGGAAGACGTGATCGAGCAGCTCGTGGGTGAAATCCGTGACGCCACGCAGGCCACCGGCGTCCGGAGGCTGGGCCAGGCCAACGGCAGCTGA